The Leifsonia williamsii genome includes a region encoding these proteins:
- a CDS encoding CDGSH iron-sulfur domain-containing protein: MSAHTRDEAPVIVACPDGPLLVRGHIDLTTPDGEPIEQRRRTVALCRCGVSSIKPFCDGTHKAVHFRTEPVETAQHRTDE, from the coding sequence ATGAGCGCGCACACCCGCGACGAGGCCCCGGTCATCGTGGCCTGCCCCGACGGGCCGCTCCTGGTGCGCGGCCACATCGACCTGACCACGCCCGACGGGGAGCCGATCGAGCAGCGCCGCCGCACGGTCGCGCTCTGCCGGTGCGGGGTCTCCAGCATCAAGCCGTTCTGCGACGGCACCCACAAGGCGGTGCACTTCCGCACCGAGCCCGTGGAGACGGCGCAGCACCGGACCGACGAATAA
- a CDS encoding cytochrome P450, with amino-acid sequence MTDSTLAFLRDGYLFGTRLLDRSGADAACTRLLGRPVTVLRGVEGVRFFYEGGRFDRAGAMPMSVLAVLQDLGSVQTLEGEEHLRRKDLFLDLATGPSGAELVVAFERELLAEAESGRSRGDVRALDLFNAVLTRAVCAWAGLPVRVRQELERTDVLAQMVEAAGSFGVYNRVVRVRRRRAERMLADAVIAERAAPSAPPGSPLAVVAAYGEPDPLPPEVAAVELLNLLRPTVAVSRFLTFAVHALHRHPGWRDRIAGGDDDAVRWFANEVRRFYPFFPVVGGRATRSMQGAGLDWREGDWALLDLYATNHDPRLWSAPRRFRPQRFEGLTVEPNTLVPQGGGRYREDHRCPGEPVTVDLLDAGIRLLTRRLRYLVPEQDLRISLRRLPALPQDGMVVSGLVA; translated from the coding sequence ATGACCGACTCGACCCTTGCGTTCCTCCGCGACGGGTACCTCTTCGGCACCAGGCTCCTCGACCGGAGCGGCGCCGACGCCGCGTGCACCCGCCTGCTCGGGCGGCCGGTGACGGTGCTTCGCGGCGTGGAGGGCGTGCGCTTCTTCTACGAGGGCGGCCGCTTCGACCGGGCGGGCGCCATGCCGATGTCGGTGCTGGCGGTGCTGCAGGATCTCGGCAGCGTGCAGACGCTGGAGGGGGAGGAGCACCTGCGGCGCAAGGATCTCTTCCTCGACCTCGCGACCGGCCCCTCGGGCGCCGAGCTGGTCGTGGCCTTCGAGCGGGAGCTGCTCGCGGAGGCCGAGTCCGGGCGGTCGCGCGGCGACGTGCGGGCGCTCGACCTGTTCAACGCGGTGCTGACGCGGGCGGTGTGCGCGTGGGCCGGGCTGCCGGTGCGGGTGCGGCAGGAGCTCGAGCGCACCGACGTCCTGGCGCAGATGGTGGAGGCGGCCGGCTCGTTCGGCGTCTACAACCGGGTCGTGCGCGTGCGGCGCCGCCGGGCCGAGCGGATGCTCGCCGACGCGGTCATCGCCGAGCGGGCCGCTCCCTCCGCGCCGCCGGGGTCTCCCCTCGCGGTCGTGGCGGCCTATGGCGAGCCCGACCCGCTGCCGCCGGAGGTCGCCGCGGTGGAGCTGCTCAACCTCCTGCGCCCGACCGTGGCGGTCAGCCGGTTCTTGACCTTCGCGGTGCACGCCCTGCACCGGCACCCCGGCTGGCGCGACCGCATCGCGGGAGGCGACGACGACGCCGTGCGCTGGTTCGCCAACGAGGTGCGCCGCTTCTACCCCTTCTTCCCGGTGGTCGGCGGCCGTGCGACGCGCAGCATGCAGGGGGCGGGGCTGGACTGGCGCGAGGGCGACTGGGCGCTCCTCGACCTCTACGCGACCAACCACGACCCGCGGCTGTGGAGCGCGCCGCGCCGGTTCCGCCCGCAGCGCTTCGAGGGCCTGACGGTCGAGCCGAACACACTCGTGCCCCAGGGCGGCGGCCGGTACCGCGAGGACCACCGCTGCCCGGGCGAGCCGGTGACCGTCGACCTTCTCGACGCGGGCATCCGGCTGCTGACCCGGCGCCTGCGGTACCTCGTGCCCGAGCAGGACCTGCGGATCAGCCTCCGCCGCCTCCCCGCTCTGCCGCAGGACGGCATGGTCGTGAGCGGGCTGGTGGCGTGA
- a CDS encoding glycosyltransferase, producing MTGRLAAEYVLPLRWHDDAGLDELVAYLTRLVDLIDITVVDGSEPELFSAHARAFPPGVRHLPVQPWPGRNGKVAGVMTGVREARHERVVLADDDVRYTTSALQAVAGLLDDADLVRPQNVFDPAPWHARWDTGRSLLNRALGHDYPGTLALRRSVLLAAGGYDGDVLFENLELIRTVEAAGGRTRTADDVYVPRRPPTFRHFRGQRVRQAYDDFAQPARLAAELAVLPAVIAALAGRRARWLTVGVAAVVTLAEVGRRRGGGARVFPRTAALWAPLWLAERAVCVWLAVGARLRGGVRYSDGRLRRAAHSGRALRAHLLP from the coding sequence GTGACCGGTCGCCTGGCGGCGGAGTACGTCCTCCCGTTGCGCTGGCACGACGACGCCGGTCTGGACGAGCTGGTCGCCTACCTGACCCGCCTGGTCGATCTAATCGACATCACCGTCGTCGACGGGTCGGAGCCGGAGCTGTTCTCCGCCCACGCCCGCGCCTTCCCGCCCGGAGTGCGGCACCTCCCGGTGCAGCCGTGGCCCGGTCGCAACGGCAAGGTCGCGGGCGTGATGACCGGGGTGCGGGAGGCTCGGCACGAGCGGGTCGTGCTGGCGGACGACGACGTGCGGTACACGACCTCGGCGCTGCAGGCGGTGGCCGGGCTGCTCGACGACGCCGACCTCGTCCGCCCGCAGAACGTCTTCGACCCCGCACCGTGGCATGCCCGCTGGGACACCGGCCGCAGCCTCCTGAACCGCGCCCTCGGCCACGACTACCCGGGCACGCTCGCGCTGCGGAGGTCGGTGCTGCTCGCCGCCGGCGGCTACGACGGCGACGTGCTCTTCGAGAACCTGGAGCTCATCCGCACGGTGGAGGCCGCCGGCGGCCGCACGCGCACGGCCGACGACGTGTACGTGCCCCGGCGCCCTCCCACGTTCCGGCACTTCCGCGGCCAGCGGGTGCGCCAGGCCTACGACGACTTCGCCCAGCCCGCCCGGCTCGCGGCGGAGCTGGCGGTGCTGCCCGCGGTGATCGCGGCGCTCGCCGGGCGTCGGGCCCGTTGGCTGACTGTGGGCGTGGCGGCGGTGGTGACGCTGGCCGAGGTCGGGCGGCGGCGCGGGGGAGGCGCGCGCGTCTTCCCGCGCACGGCCGCCCTCTGGGCGCCGCTCTGGCTCGCCGAGCGCGCGGTGTGCGTGTGGCTCGCGGTCGGCGCGCGGCTGCGCGGCGGCGTGCGCTACTCGGACGGCCGCCTGCGCCGCGCGGCGCACTCGGGGCGGGCGCTGCGCGCGCACCTACTGCCCTGA
- a CDS encoding CinA family protein, which translates to MADEETTDRVTGLGESIAELAGRADASVAVAESLTSGAIASALGRAPSASDWFAGGVVAYSEHVKFDVLRVTPGPVITAACAEQMAAGVARLLGADVVAAVTGAGGPDPEEGKPAGTVYLAHGTADAIRVDELRLEGDPAEVVEATVQAALAALEAELARIASREG; encoded by the coding sequence GTGGCAGATGAAGAGACGACCGACCGCGTGACCGGGCTCGGCGAGAGCATCGCCGAGCTCGCCGGCCGCGCGGACGCGAGCGTCGCCGTGGCCGAGTCGCTCACCAGCGGCGCGATCGCGTCGGCGCTCGGCAGGGCGCCGAGCGCGAGCGACTGGTTCGCCGGGGGCGTCGTCGCGTACTCGGAGCACGTCAAGTTCGACGTGCTCCGGGTCACGCCCGGCCCGGTGATCACAGCGGCCTGCGCCGAGCAGATGGCCGCCGGTGTCGCGCGCCTGCTGGGCGCCGACGTCGTGGCTGCGGTCACGGGAGCGGGCGGACCCGACCCCGAGGAGGGCAAGCCGGCCGGCACGGTCTACCTCGCGCACGGGACCGCCGACGCCATTCGGGTGGACGAGCTCCGGCTGGAGGGCGACCCCGCCGAGGTGGTCGAGGCCACGGTGCAGGCGGCGCTCGCCGCCCTCGAGGCGGAGCTGGCGCGGATCGCATCCCGGGAGGGGTGA
- a CDS encoding iron-containing redox enzyme family protein yields the protein MTPEHAPAARGPVSEALLAALAGGRPEDSGAGLLVAERAAEAVAAGTDILTDEDLQLTLYLLYGLFYGDTVSADPEWEWNPELLRARRTIEREFERQLRDRVPVGDLPEPTADAVAAHLFELTSEDAGPSLSRFLAKQATGDQAVEFVVHRSIYTRKEADPHSWAIPRLTGRAKAALVEVQADEYGGGRPDRIHAEIFAKTMRGVGLDDTYGAYVDNVPAITLASFTMMSMFGLNRSLRGAITGHLAAFEMTSSIPNRFYGNGFRRLGYDDDVTWYYDEHVEADAVHEQIAGRDLAGGLAEQHPELLPDIVFGAAACLYVDGLVGQHLLDAWQAGGSSLREPLRAVAA from the coding sequence ATGACACCAGAACACGCGCCTGCCGCGCGCGGGCCGGTCAGCGAGGCGCTGCTCGCGGCGCTCGCCGGGGGCCGGCCGGAGGACTCCGGAGCAGGGCTGCTCGTCGCCGAGCGGGCCGCGGAGGCCGTTGCGGCCGGGACCGACATCCTCACCGACGAGGACCTCCAGTTGACCCTCTACCTGCTGTACGGCCTCTTCTACGGCGACACCGTCTCAGCCGACCCCGAGTGGGAGTGGAACCCCGAGTTGCTGCGCGCCCGGCGCACCATCGAGCGCGAGTTCGAGCGGCAGTTGCGCGATCGGGTGCCGGTGGGCGACCTCCCCGAGCCGACCGCGGACGCCGTGGCCGCGCACCTGTTCGAGCTGACGTCCGAGGATGCCGGGCCGAGCCTGTCGCGGTTCCTCGCCAAGCAGGCGACCGGCGATCAGGCCGTCGAGTTCGTCGTGCACCGCTCGATCTACACGCGGAAGGAGGCCGACCCGCACTCCTGGGCGATCCCGCGCCTGACCGGCCGGGCCAAGGCCGCGCTGGTGGAGGTGCAGGCAGACGAGTACGGCGGCGGCCGTCCCGACCGCATCCACGCCGAGATCTTCGCCAAGACCATGCGGGGCGTCGGGCTCGACGACACGTACGGCGCCTACGTCGACAACGTGCCGGCGATCACCCTCGCGTCGTTCACGATGATGTCGATGTTCGGGCTCAACCGCAGCCTCCGTGGCGCCATCACCGGTCACCTGGCCGCCTTCGAGATGACGTCGTCGATCCCGAACCGGTTCTACGGCAACGGGTTCAGGAGGCTCGGCTACGACGACGACGTGACCTGGTACTACGACGAGCACGTGGAGGCCGACGCCGTCCACGAGCAGATCGCCGGCCGCGACCTGGCGGGCGGCCTCGCGGAGCAGCATCCAGAGCTCCTGCCCGACATCGTCTTCGGCGCGGCCGCGTGCCTGTACGTCGACGGACTGGTCGGCCAGCACCTGCTGGACGCGTGGCAGGCGGGCGGCAGCTCGCTGCGGGAGCCGCTGAGGGCGGTGGCGGCATGA
- a CDS encoding molybdopterin oxidoreductase family protein yields the protein MADRTMMTRGAGDASRIEDVWGARTPYAPGERWPDRVDSMLQEGLTEADVDSWVRSACVLCSNGCGCDIAVKDGRMVGIRGRADDPVNHGRLGPKGLYASWQGLRGSDRLTTPLIRRDGELVPASWDEAMEAVVARSKQLLQERGPLSHGFYTSGQLFLEEYYTLAVIGKAGLGTPHMDGNTRLCTATAAFSLKETFGADGQPGCYEDIDVCDTLFLWGHNMAATQTVLWSRVLDRLAGPNPPLLVCVDPRDTPVAQKATVHLAIKPGTNLALLHAIVRELLVNGWIDEEFVDAHTLGLEELHGQVEQWTPEHAAEVCGVEARDIQKAAAIFATGERVLSTVLQGFYQSAQATASACAVNNLHLLRGMIGRPGAGILQMNGQPTAQNNRETGADGDLPGFRNGENQEHVQQLADLWGVDALKIPHWAPPTHIMQMIRYVEQGSIPFLWVSATNPAVSLPQLPRIREVLGKPELFLVVQDLYLTETAQLADVVLPAAGWGEKTGTFTNAERTVHLSEKAVEPPGEARADLDIFLDYAKRMGFTRSDGSPLLTWETPEDVYRAWQQCSKGRPCDYSGISYDDLRRQSGIKWPRREGETESQERLYTDFDFPSHADYAESFGHDLLTGATVGEQAFRAMRPDGKALLKSAPFTGPHETPDDEYPLRLETGRSVYHFHTRTKTGRSPELTAAAPDVWVELAREDADARGLADGDLVEVRSRRGRIVAPVRVTGIRPGAVFAPFHYGYWDAPPDAVDKRPTAANELTVTEWDPVSKQPLFKSGAVQVTRWGESR from the coding sequence ATGGCCGATCGGACGATGATGACCCGTGGCGCGGGGGATGCCTCGCGGATCGAGGATGTGTGGGGGGCGCGCACGCCGTACGCGCCCGGGGAGCGCTGGCCCGACCGGGTCGACTCCATGCTGCAGGAGGGGCTCACGGAGGCGGACGTCGACTCCTGGGTGCGCTCCGCCTGCGTGCTGTGCAGCAACGGCTGCGGCTGCGACATCGCGGTGAAGGACGGCCGCATGGTCGGCATCCGCGGGCGCGCCGACGACCCGGTGAACCACGGCCGGCTGGGGCCGAAGGGGCTGTACGCGAGCTGGCAGGGCCTCCGCGGCTCCGACCGGCTGACGACACCGCTGATCCGCAGGGACGGCGAGCTGGTGCCTGCGTCGTGGGACGAGGCGATGGAGGCGGTGGTCGCCCGCAGCAAGCAGCTGCTTCAGGAGCGCGGCCCGCTCAGTCACGGCTTCTACACCAGCGGCCAGCTATTCCTCGAGGAGTACTACACGCTCGCGGTGATCGGGAAGGCCGGCCTCGGCACCCCGCACATGGACGGCAACACCCGGCTCTGCACCGCGACGGCGGCCTTCTCGCTCAAGGAGACCTTCGGCGCCGACGGGCAGCCGGGCTGCTACGAGGACATCGACGTCTGCGACACCCTCTTCCTCTGGGGCCACAACATGGCGGCCACCCAGACCGTGCTGTGGTCGCGGGTGCTCGATCGGCTCGCCGGGCCGAACCCGCCCCTCCTGGTCTGCGTCGACCCGCGCGACACCCCGGTCGCCCAGAAGGCGACGGTGCACCTCGCGATCAAGCCCGGCACCAACCTCGCCCTGCTGCACGCGATCGTGCGCGAGCTGCTGGTCAACGGCTGGATCGACGAGGAGTTCGTCGACGCCCACACGCTCGGGCTGGAGGAGCTCCACGGCCAGGTCGAGCAGTGGACGCCCGAGCACGCGGCCGAGGTGTGCGGGGTGGAGGCGCGCGACATCCAGAAGGCGGCCGCGATCTTCGCCACCGGCGAGCGGGTGCTGTCGACCGTGCTGCAGGGGTTCTACCAGTCGGCGCAGGCGACGGCGTCCGCGTGCGCGGTCAACAACCTCCACCTCCTCCGCGGCATGATCGGGAGGCCGGGCGCCGGCATCCTGCAGATGAACGGCCAGCCCACCGCCCAGAACAACCGCGAGACGGGCGCCGACGGCGACCTGCCCGGCTTCCGCAACGGGGAGAACCAGGAGCACGTCCAGCAGCTCGCCGACCTGTGGGGCGTCGACGCGCTGAAGATCCCGCACTGGGCGCCGCCGACCCACATCATGCAGATGATCCGGTACGTGGAGCAGGGCAGCATCCCGTTCCTCTGGGTGTCGGCGACGAACCCGGCGGTGTCGCTGCCGCAGCTGCCGCGCATCCGCGAGGTGCTCGGCAAGCCGGAGCTGTTCCTCGTCGTGCAGGACCTCTACCTGACCGAGACCGCGCAGCTCGCCGATGTGGTGCTCCCCGCCGCGGGCTGGGGCGAGAAGACCGGGACGTTCACGAACGCCGAGCGCACCGTCCACCTCTCCGAGAAGGCGGTGGAGCCGCCGGGGGAGGCGCGCGCCGACCTCGACATCTTCCTCGACTACGCGAAGCGGATGGGCTTCACCCGCAGCGACGGCAGCCCGCTGCTCACGTGGGAGACGCCCGAGGACGTGTACCGCGCCTGGCAGCAGTGCTCGAAGGGGAGGCCGTGCGACTACAGCGGCATCTCGTACGACGATCTGCGCCGCCAGAGCGGCATCAAGTGGCCGCGGCGCGAGGGTGAGACCGAGAGCCAGGAACGGCTCTACACCGACTTCGACTTCCCGTCGCACGCGGACTATGCCGAGAGTTTCGGCCACGATCTGCTCACCGGCGCGACGGTGGGGGAGCAGGCGTTCCGGGCGATGCGGCCGGACGGCAAGGCGCTGCTCAAGTCGGCGCCCTTCACCGGCCCGCACGAGACGCCCGACGACGAGTACCCCCTGCGGCTCGAGACCGGCCGGAGCGTCTACCACTTCCACACCCGCACGAAGACCGGGCGCAGCCCCGAGCTGACGGCCGCCGCCCCGGACGTGTGGGTGGAGCTGGCGCGGGAGGATGCGGACGCGCGCGGTCTTGCCGACGGTGATCTGGTGGAAGTACGCTCCCGGCGCGGACGGATCGTCGCACCGGTCCGCGTCACGGGCATCCGGCCGGGGGCGGTGTTCGCGCCGTTCCACTACGGGTACTGGGACGCGCCTCCGGACGCCGTGGACAAGCGGCCGACCGCCGCGAACGAGCTGACGGTGACCGAGTGGGACCCGGTCTCGAAGCAGCCGCTCTTCAAGTCCGGAGCGGTGCAGGTGACGCGATGGGGGGAGTCGCGATGA
- a CDS encoding helix-turn-helix domain-containing protein: MTTTLLKDGTLFVDEELRLQAEQFVAVSGNRSVRGVRVVLDDDSEVMLSAELAEFVGRVLDGSANGSVNVSLLPKELTTTQAAELLGVSRPTLMKWVGERALPARRVGTHTRLATDVVLRFREQVRAHGRMAFYELRSWAEDNDAHD, translated from the coding sequence ATGACCACCACGCTGCTGAAGGATGGAACCCTTTTCGTCGACGAAGAGCTGCGACTTCAGGCGGAGCAATTCGTAGCTGTCTCCGGAAATCGATCCGTTCGCGGTGTACGCGTAGTCCTTGACGACGATTCTGAAGTGATGCTCTCCGCCGAGCTGGCAGAATTCGTCGGGCGCGTGCTTGACGGATCGGCGAACGGGTCGGTTAACGTGAGCCTTCTCCCGAAGGAGCTCACGACCACGCAAGCGGCCGAACTGCTCGGAGTCTCGAGGCCGACGCTCATGAAGTGGGTGGGGGAGAGAGCGCTGCCCGCGCGCAGGGTCGGAACACATACTCGACTTGCAACGGACGTGGTCCTTAGATTTCGCGAGCAGGTACGGGCCCATGGCCGGATGGCGTTCTATGAGCTGCGGTCCTGGGCCGAAGACAACGACGCGCACGATTGA
- a CDS encoding PRC-barrel domain-containing protein — translation MTGPAFAKPPRVAGRVLDAQLDLLDRQILDPDGVPVTTVDDLELSQPDDLGRLDPEDPPTLTSLLTGPVLGTRIFGGRPPDSRFVRIPWSLVSDVGVTVEVGTAAGNLDASWVERWVRDHIIGRIPGGRHDPE, via the coding sequence ATGACCGGACCCGCCTTCGCGAAGCCGCCCCGGGTGGCCGGGCGCGTGCTCGACGCGCAGCTCGACCTCCTCGACCGGCAGATCCTCGACCCGGACGGCGTGCCGGTCACGACCGTCGACGACCTCGAGCTCTCGCAGCCGGACGACCTCGGCAGGCTCGACCCGGAGGACCCGCCGACGCTGACCTCCCTGCTCACCGGCCCGGTGCTCGGCACGCGCATCTTCGGCGGCCGTCCGCCGGACTCGCGGTTCGTGCGCATCCCCTGGTCGCTGGTGTCGGACGTGGGCGTGACCGTGGAGGTCGGCACGGCCGCAGGCAACCTCGACGCGAGCTGGGTGGAGCGCTGGGTGCGCGACCACATCATCGGCCGCATCCCCGGAGGCCGCCATGATCCTGAGTGA
- a CDS encoding PRC-barrel domain-containing protein, which translates to MILSDLLGREVRSATGERLGVVIDARFAVDGPPQQLLAVARLHGLIVSPHSHSSFLGYERTDITAPAPIAAFLRWRQRGTFLVLWRDLASLAGEAVVLREGAVRYSPRLADSQG; encoded by the coding sequence ATGATCCTGAGTGACCTGCTCGGGCGGGAGGTGCGCTCGGCGACCGGGGAACGGCTCGGCGTCGTGATCGACGCCCGGTTCGCGGTCGACGGGCCGCCGCAGCAGCTGCTCGCGGTCGCGCGCCTCCACGGCCTCATCGTCAGCCCGCACTCGCACTCGTCGTTCCTCGGCTACGAGCGCACGGACATCACCGCACCGGCGCCGATCGCGGCCTTCCTCCGCTGGCGCCAGCGCGGTACGTTCCTGGTGCTGTGGCGCGACCTGGCCTCGCTGGCCGGGGAGGCGGTCGTGCTGCGGGAGGGCGCGGTGCGGTACTCGCCGCGGCTGGCCGATTCGCAGGGGTGA
- a CDS encoding PIN domain-containing protein → MTHRIFVDSNVLVSRTQRDWLFQLRLETSTFQLHSTPDAIAEAVRAWRRRNPAADGRLTIELDSLLRRNLDEVLEDFAGDVPFGGADIHDLHIHAAAVWTRADILLTDNARDVGNPDSLPYEVQSPDDFFLLADDSWPSAVRRVVLSQREYWRQRASTDQQSKRLELALLDSGCPRFAGRVGMHLEALAGI, encoded by the coding sequence GTGACACATCGGATCTTTGTCGACTCCAATGTACTTGTGAGCCGAACTCAGCGTGACTGGCTGTTCCAGCTCCGTCTGGAGACCTCGACGTTCCAGCTGCACTCCACCCCCGACGCCATAGCCGAAGCGGTCCGAGCCTGGCGGCGACGTAATCCGGCAGCCGATGGACGGCTGACGATTGAACTCGACAGCCTTCTGCGGCGCAATCTGGACGAGGTTCTCGAAGACTTCGCGGGAGACGTGCCCTTCGGTGGAGCCGACATCCACGATCTGCATATCCACGCCGCTGCCGTTTGGACCCGCGCAGACATTCTTCTCACTGACAATGCTCGCGACGTCGGTAACCCGGATTCGCTTCCGTACGAAGTTCAGAGCCCCGACGACTTCTTTCTACTCGCCGATGATTCTTGGCCATCGGCTGTGCGACGCGTCGTGCTGAGCCAGAGGGAATACTGGCGCCAGAGAGCCAGCACGGATCAACAGTCGAAGAGGTTGGAGCTGGCTCTGCTCGACTCAGGATGTCCACGGTTTGCTGGACGGGTGGGCATGCACCTGGAGGCTCTGGCGGGAATCTAG
- a CDS encoding DUF6328 family protein, translating into MTTDSDDRDASPGDGRSETVNQRADRNWNELLQEFRVFQTGTQILAAFLLTLPFQQRFKELHPFDVLVYIILVLLAVLVTLLALSPVALHRLLFRRGAKVRLVRFSNIVLIICLALASVLFTGIVLFIVDFLTRPPGGAIAAACVFAVVLVLWIVVPLVMRARRNDPPGDAPVEDDKAVGADKPSRLR; encoded by the coding sequence ATGACCACCGACTCCGACGACAGGGACGCCAGCCCCGGCGACGGCCGCAGCGAGACCGTCAACCAGCGCGCGGACCGCAACTGGAACGAGCTGCTGCAGGAGTTCCGCGTCTTCCAGACCGGCACGCAGATCCTCGCCGCGTTCCTCCTGACGCTGCCGTTCCAGCAGCGCTTCAAGGAGCTCCACCCCTTCGACGTGCTGGTCTACATCATCCTGGTGCTGCTCGCCGTGCTGGTGACGCTGCTCGCGCTCTCGCCGGTGGCGCTGCACCGGCTCCTCTTCCGGCGGGGTGCGAAGGTGCGGCTGGTGCGCTTCTCGAACATCGTGCTCATCATCTGCCTGGCCCTGGCCTCCGTGCTGTTCACCGGCATCGTGCTGTTCATCGTCGACTTCCTGACCAGGCCGCCCGGAGGGGCGATCGCGGCGGCGTGCGTCTTCGCGGTGGTGCTGGTGCTGTGGATCGTGGTGCCGCTGGTCATGCGCGCCCGCCGCAACGACCCGCCGGGCGATGCGCCCGTCGAGGACGACAAGGCCGTCGGAGCGGACAAGCCGTCGAGGCTGCGGTGA
- a CDS encoding NRAMP family divalent metal transporter — MKGIFAVALGVLTAIGGFVDIGDLVTNSVVGSRFGLTLAWVVVVGVIGICVFAQMSGRVAAVSGRATFEIIRERLGARAALANLSASFLINLLTLTAEVGGIALALQLASSIEPALWFPVAAIAVWLVIWRVKFSILENVTGLLGLSLVIFAVAVFFLHPDWSALASQVALQPSPHTDEQPATYWYYAVALFGAAMTPYEVFFFSSGAIEEKWKTKDLAQSRLNVLVGFPLGAILSLAIAACAAIVLLPKGIAVNSLFETALPIAQAFGKIGLIIVILGFVAATFGAALEVTLSSGYTLAQFFGWPWGKFRRPASASRFHAVMILSLVIGLGILFTGVDPVQVTEISVVFSAIALPLTYLPILVVANDPKYMGKRVNGRVTNFFALMYLAIILVASIAAIPLMIITGAGA; from the coding sequence ATGAAGGGCATCTTCGCCGTCGCCCTCGGCGTGCTCACCGCCATCGGCGGGTTCGTCGACATCGGAGACCTGGTCACGAACAGCGTGGTCGGCTCGCGGTTCGGCCTGACGCTCGCCTGGGTCGTCGTCGTCGGCGTCATCGGCATCTGCGTCTTCGCGCAGATGTCGGGCCGCGTCGCCGCGGTCAGCGGGCGGGCGACGTTCGAGATCATCCGCGAGCGCCTCGGCGCGCGGGCGGCGCTCGCGAACCTCTCGGCGTCGTTCCTCATCAACCTGCTGACGCTCACCGCGGAGGTCGGGGGCATCGCGCTCGCGCTGCAGCTCGCCTCCAGCATCGAGCCGGCGCTCTGGTTCCCGGTCGCCGCGATCGCCGTCTGGCTCGTGATCTGGCGGGTGAAGTTCTCGATCCTCGAGAACGTGACCGGCCTCCTCGGCCTGTCGCTGGTGATCTTCGCGGTGGCCGTCTTCTTCCTGCACCCCGACTGGTCGGCGCTCGCCTCCCAGGTCGCGTTGCAGCCGTCTCCGCACACGGACGAGCAGCCGGCGACGTACTGGTATTACGCGGTGGCGTTGTTCGGCGCCGCCATGACGCCGTACGAGGTGTTCTTCTTCTCCTCGGGCGCGATCGAGGAGAAGTGGAAGACGAAGGACCTGGCCCAGTCGCGGCTCAACGTGCTCGTCGGCTTCCCCCTCGGCGCGATCCTGTCGCTCGCCATCGCGGCCTGCGCGGCGATCGTGCTGCTGCCGAAGGGGATCGCGGTGAACTCCCTGTTCGAGACGGCGCTGCCGATCGCGCAGGCGTTCGGCAAGATCGGCCTGATCATCGTCATCCTCGGCTTCGTCGCGGCGACCTTCGGGGCGGCGCTGGAGGTCACGCTGTCGAGCGGCTACACCCTCGCGCAGTTCTTCGGCTGGCCGTGGGGCAAGTTCCGGCGGCCGGCGAGCGCCTCCCGCTTCCATGCGGTGATGATCCTGTCGCTGGTGATCGGCCTGGGCATCCTGTTCACGGGTGTCGACCCCGTGCAGGTGACGGAGATCTCGGTGGTGTTCTCGGCGATCGCGCTGCCCCTGACCTACTTGCCGATCCTCGTCGTGGCGAACGATCCCAAGTACATGGGGAAGCGGGTCAATGGGAGGGTGACCAACTTCTTCGCGCTCATGTACCTGGCGATCATCCTGGTCGCGAGCATCGCCGCCATCCCCCTCATGATCATCACGGGAGCAGGAGCATGA
- a CDS encoding HPP family protein, which yields MSAVTDRPSVLERSQQRAGEVGAGVYVGLLSLVVLAVSGTIGMLLMTPWLFPSLGPTVMVLFGTPREKSARPLDAAVGHAVGIIAGIGCLFLFGMNGKPSAVEAGLSLGYILGGALSVAITAFVLHALKLQHPPAGATTLIISLGVIANPIGILSMAAAIAFTIVASWGLNALLGERPHGWRGAS from the coding sequence ATGAGTGCGGTGACCGACCGGCCGTCGGTGCTGGAGCGCTCGCAGCAGCGGGCGGGGGAGGTCGGGGCCGGGGTCTACGTCGGCCTCCTGTCGCTCGTCGTGCTGGCGGTGTCGGGCACGATCGGCATGCTGCTGATGACCCCGTGGCTGTTCCCGAGCCTCGGGCCGACCGTCATGGTCCTGTTCGGCACGCCGCGCGAGAAGTCCGCCCGGCCGCTGGACGCCGCCGTCGGCCACGCGGTCGGCATCATCGCGGGCATCGGCTGCCTCTTCCTGTTCGGGATGAACGGCAAACCCTCGGCGGTGGAGGCCGGGCTCTCGCTCGGCTACATCCTGGGCGGCGCGCTGTCGGTCGCGATCACCGCGTTCGTGCTGCACGCGTTGAAGCTGCAGCACCCGCCGGCGGGAGCGACGACCCTGATCATCAGCCTCGGCGTCATCGCGAACCCGATCGGCATCCTCTCGATGGCGGCGGCCATCGCGTTCACGATCGTCGCCTCGTGGGGGCTCAACGCGCTGCTCGGCGAGCGGCCGCACGGCTGGCGCGGGGCGTCATGA